DNA from Prunus persica cultivar Lovell chromosome G6, Prunus_persica_NCBIv2, whole genome shotgun sequence:
TTTTTTGTTGGACatcttaaaaatattttaaaatacaacTGAGAACATGATTATAGGCCTCAGACAAGAAAATAGTGGCAAATTACATTGTATGGAGATAAGGATTATGTTTTTAAACCACTGAAAAAGACTTGTGAAATGATCCAAAAATGTCAAATGACCACGTCTACACCAACTGTTTATTTTCTAAGACAGTTCAACTAAAACACCATCTACTTCCATATTTAATTCCTTGACCTCCATGTTTACAGAGTGTTTGCAATCATGTTTCTATAAACGAGATTGTCAACACATCGAACAAACCAATTTTTTGGTGCATCCAATAAAGATGTGTGTATACATTAAGCACCAAAAAAGACACATGTTGCGGGTTTGAAGGGTATCTGCTGTGTTTGTTTCTTGGGAAAGCCAAGAGAAAACTGATTTGAATGAGATAGAAATATCTGAAGGTTTGCTCCTGAACATAATGTCCAGATGCCAAGCTAGAGaatgttttatatttaatgcagGAAAGCATTGACTTCCTTTCATTTTAGCAGAAATAAGACATGGAAAATTCTTGGTCAACATCTGCTTGAATTGAATAATAGCAGAAATAAGAAGCTGCAGTTGTAAATAAAAGCTTCCAATGGATTGTGACTCATATATAGTGCAAATGAATTGTCCCTAGAGAAATATCCGTCTGACTATAATGGCTTTTGAACTAGCATATGCTTTCTGCTTTCTGCTTCTCCTCCTACACCTGCCATTTCCAACCACTGCTCAAACTAACAAGAACATACCTTTGGGTTCATCCCTCACTGCAGACAATAGCTCTTTTTGGGCCTCACCATCTGGGGAGTTTGCTTTCGGTTTCCAAGAAATTGGTAGAAACGGCTTCTTACTTGCCATCTGGTTtaacaaaataccagaaaGAACTATTGTGTGGTCAGCCAATGGTAATAACCTAGTGGCAAAAGGATCCAAAGTTGAGCTCACTGCAGATGGACAGTTTAGGCTCAATGATGCTGCAACAGGCAAGCAAATATGGGTTGCTGATTCTGCTGGTACCGGAGTTTCCTATGCAGCCATGCTTGACACTGGAAATTTTGTGCTGGCTAACCGAAGTTCAATCAATTTGTGGGAGAGTTTTGATCAACCAACTGATACAATCCTACCTTTGCAGACTCTAAATCAAACAAGCACACTCTTTGCCCGCTACACAGCAACAAATTACTCAAAAGGAAGATTCCGTTTTGCACTACAACCGGATGGAGACCTCTTGCTTTACACAACACACTTCCCATTGGATTCTGCTAACACTATCTATTGGTCAACCGACACTGCGGGTAGTGGTTATCAGGTCATCTTCAACCAGTCTGGCTCTATTTACCTTACTGCCAGAAACAGAAGCATACTTCATATGATATCAAACAGCACAGTTTCAACCCAAGATTTTTACCAGAGAGCAACTCTTGACTATGATGGAGTTTTGAGGCACTATGTCTATCCTAAAAGCACTGGCTCAAGTGCTGCTGGGTGGCTCAAGGCTTGGACCAGTTTGTCCTTCATACCTCCAAATATCTGCATGACAATTTTGCAAGAGAAAGGCGGCGGTGCATGTGGTTACAACAGTATATGTAGACATGACCAGGGAACAATTTGCCGGTGCCCACCTGGTTATAGCTTCATTAATCCAGATGATATGTTGAAAGGATGCAAAAAGAACTTCATTTCACAAAGTTGTGATGCTGCCTCACCAGAGACAgatcatttttatttccaaGAGATGCAAAACACAGATTGGCCTAAGTCTGAATATGAGAAGTTTGAAGTTGTAACTGAGGATTGGTGCAGGCAGGCTTGCCTAGCTGATTGTTTCTGTGCTGTTGCTAATTTCAGAAATGGCCAGTGTTGGCTGAAGGGAAGCCCCCTTTTGAACGGGAGAGTCGACCCCATTAATGGTGTAACAGGTCTAGTCAAAATAAGGAAGGAAAATTCAACCATGGGACCTGGTGGTGGatattcaaaaaagaaagacaattCAACTCTGATCGTAGTTGGATCGGTGCTCCTAAGTAGCTCAGGGTTTCTAAACTTCCTTTTACTGCTAACAATCTATTTGGTTGTTTCACGCATCTATTACAGAAAAGCAAAGGTGAGACAACCTTATCTCGTCatgaatttgaaatatttCACTTATGAAGAGCTAGAAGAAGCTACCAATGGATTCAAGGAAGAACTAGGCCATGGTGGTTTTGCAACAGTTTTCAAAGGAGTTTTAGGGGCTGATATGGGGAAATTTGTTGCTGTCAAAAGATTAGATAGTATGGTTAAAGAAAGTGAGTGGGAATTCAAAGCTGAAATGAGCGCAATTAGCAGAACGAACCATAGAAATTTAGTCCAGCTACTAGGATACTGCAACGAAGGGGAGCACCGACTGCTTGTATATGAGTTTATGAGCAACGGCTCTCTAGCAGGCTTCCTCTTTGGAGAGTCAAGGCCAAACTGGTATCAAAGAAGGGAAATCGCCTTAGGAATTGCAAGAGGGCTCTTGTATTTGCATGAGGAGTGCAACAGCCAAATCATACATTGTGACATTAAGCCTCAAAACATTCTTCTAGACGACTCTTTCACTGCAAGAATTTCAGACTTTGGATTGGCCAAGCTTTTGAAAATGGACCAGACTCACACTACCACCGGAATGAGGGGAACTAGAGGCTATCTGGCCCCTGAATGGTTTAAAAACATGCCAATCACAGGGAAGGTAGATGTTTACAGCTATGGCATTATGTTGCTGGAGATTATTTGCTGCAGGAGGAATTTTCAAAAAGAGGCAGAGGATGAAGATCAAATGGTTCTAGCTGATTGGGCATACGATTGCTATGAGCAAAAGAAAGTGCATCTGCTATTACAGAATGATGATGAGGCAACGGAAGACATCCAAAAGTTGGAGAAGTATGTGATGATCGCAATGTGGTGCATTCAGGAGGATCCGTCACTGCGACCCACGGCAAAGAAACTGACGATGATGCTCGAAGGAACCGTGGAAGTATCAATTCCCCCAGACCCATCCTCATTTACAAGTTCAATACAGTAAGTGCTTGTATTGTATGCATGTTAGAGCATCCATCAACTTGGTGAGGCAGGCAGTCTCAGTGTTTTCGGGTACATTCCTTTGTGTTCATTCGTTGTCATTAATTTTCAGGTAAATACATACATTTACTGAAATTGCAGTAAATTTCTGCATTTTCACCTTATTCAAATCAACATAAAAAACTTGAATGGATTGAATAACAAAATGGGTCAATGAAGGCAAGTTATTTAAACACGTCTGAAGCTAAGATCAAGCAAAAGATTTCATCTTGCAGTGTCAAAAGTCTAAGCACGTGTTGGacatttattttgaaatattaaaataattcatGTCTAGAAGAAGGttgaatattaaaatatttcaacaaaACCAATTCAGTCTTCAAATATAAACTAGTCAATTTAAGCATGGAATTCAATTAGCAAGCAAAGATTTACCATTCAACCTTCAAGATTCAAACTTTACATATCCACTTCCAAATCCCATCAAAAAGCATGAAGAATCTACTACATACTGTTAATTCCAAAACCCTAGATTTCGGGTTTCTAAGCCCTCTCCCCCCTAATTCTACGAGCAAGCTGGATGTCCTTGGGCATAATGGTGACCCTCTTGGCATGAATGGCGCAGAGATTGGTGTCCTCAAAGAGACCTACCAAATAGGCCTCCGCCGCCTCTTGCAGCGCCGCCACGGCGCTGCTCTGGAACCGGAGATCGGTCTTGAAGTCCTGAGCAATCTCTCTCACAAGCCTCTGGAACGGAAGCTTGCGGATCAAGAGCTCAGTGCTCTTCTGGTACTTCCTGATCTCTCTCAGCGCCACAGTCCCTGGCCTGAAACGATGAGGCTTCTTCACTCCTCCGGTAGCGGGAGCCGACTTCCGAGCAGCCTTTGTTGCCAGCTGCTTGCGAGGGGCCTTCCCTCCGGTGGACTTACGAGCAGTCTGCTTGGTACGAGCCATTGAGAAAAAACGAAATCGAAGGTCTGAAGGATTTTGATTGACTGTGTTTGTTTCTCGAGAAAATTGGAGAAACTTGATTTAGATGCGATGGAAATGGTGGAAGCTTTGCGGGGTATTTAATTGCTGATTTGGGGAGTGGAATCGCGGGAACTTCGAAATTTTGTGTTTCCTGTGAAAATTTTTGGAGGAGGAGAGGCGGGAATCTGAGCCGTTGATAAATCTTCAAATCGAGGGCCGTGGTTCCTCGATCCGTAGCACTAAGAACCAGCCAATGGGAGCGTGCTttagccttttttttaaagatggTAAAAGCATGGGCTGTTTGTTTTTGGGCTTAGTGCCTCCAATATCAACAGCAGGCCATTCTACTCTTAAAACAGCCCCTTGAAATTTCTTCCAATAAATTGGcccagaaaaatgaaaaaagaaaaaatcataataaattatGCATCTAAAATCTCGATTATTATTAAACCCAAGACAATGGAGATTCGTTCCAATTGATTTTTATTAGGGTTCACAATGGGCtgtaaatcaaaagaaaatatttaaaacataCGTTATTACTTTAATgtattaacaatatatatgttgatgatgttACGATCACATCGAAAAAAGATCTCCACTTGCTTTCACATAATTCATAAATGTACATACACCCAGATAAGAATTATGACTTACATTTCTCTAGCTATACATGATTTAGAAATCCTGCTGTGTGATATTGTTCTATAATATGTATATTTCTATTCTCTGAATTGAACTAAGGGGTGCCTATTTGCAAGACCTCTATTGCATAACAAGTTAACAATAATCAAAGAGAAGGAgaacaaaataaggaaaaagcaCATCACATCACAAAATgaagagcaaaaaaaaaaaatcatacccAATTGCTAGAAAGTGCAAAATCATGGAACCTAAAAGAGGATTCTCCAGCTGTATCTCTCTCAAGCCTGACCTCTGATAATCTCTGGGAGACACCTTCACTGCTACTTTCATCTTCAAACACTTCTTGTGGAAGAGGTTGTATTTGGTTCTCATTTGGTTGTCTAGCCAATTGAACCTCAGGCGGCAATGGGATGATTGGCGGGGGAGAGGCGCTGCTCCTGAACCTGGTTTGGCCTGCACTTGGAGAAACGACGGCTCGATCCCACATGAAGACATGCATGGAAATAGGAACCTTGGCGTGCCGGTGGAGGGAGAGCTTCTGGCTGAGAGAAATGGTGTCGAAGCATCGAACTGCTCCGGTTGAAGAAACCATCCAAGGGAGCACCTTCTGGTTTGAGACCCTTGAGACCACCAGCAGCCTTGATGCCTCCATTGCTTCCTTGTACAAATTGCTCAGCCCCGATCGGCTTGAAGGCGTGTTTTCATCACCATCTACGACTGATGAAATGTATATAAACCCCTGCCAATGACAATAGGTACGATTTATCAAGTAATCCTAAAGGAATCACATTTTTTACCACATTGGTCAGATCATATTATCTGACAGATAGGATTCACTTGTTACACGCAATTGTTGTAACTAAACAGATACATCAACTATCACATAATATGATCAACAAGCCGCAAGAAAGTTAATTAATGTAAATATATGTTTACCTCTTCTGTGCGGCTAATGGCGAAGCCAAGCTTAAAATCACCTTCTTGTAATTTGACCTCAACAGGGATTTCACCCCCAAGAGGAGCATACCAAAGTCGAACGGCTCGGACTACACCAATGTCAACCCCATGGTAATCTTCAAAACCATATAAGCTTGCGCTTGCAAGATCAGCTAAGTCAGATAATGACCCTGCATTTACAGTGGAAGAAGCTGTCTCTCCAGAAATCTGTCATAAATGCAatgcaacaaaaccaaaaacacacaCATCTATTACACTCTTCAACTCAAACTGGAACTTTAACTTTGAAACACctataaaagttaaaatagCCCTACTTGTGCCACATAATCAAAGATCTTCATTAAAATACCTTTGTAAGGAGGGACTCAGTCTGGATGTTCATGAAGACGACGGGGACGCCGGAGGCCTGGGAGGCAATGAGCCAGACATTAGCCCTAGCAAGGGTGTCCTCCAAGTCGTTGTAGCGAGAAGCAGATCGATCCGAAGCCTTTGGAAGGAAGAGGACAGATAGAAAGCAACTAGAATGGGGAACTGCTAGCATCTCCTGCATTCTCCTTTCCCATGGATATGAAACATACCCATCTTGAAGCCTACCTGTTGTCAGTGCACTCACCATCCTCGAGTTCCTTGAAGCTGCACATGTATCAAACACACATGCACCATGCATGCATTCAACTCATCATCTatttcatactttttttttttttgaagtgaTCATGGAACAGTActagtattatttaattaaacaaTAAAAGTTGAATTGAACAATTAATTGATGGGACATAATTTTACTCATATCACCATCATCACatcattcttctcttcctaGTGGGAATGTAATGCACATGTACAATATTAGTCCAATATCCAAACTATTGTAATGATGTGAATGGAAGTTGGCCGAAGTGAATGAATAAATTAAAAGCTGTGTGTGTAGCACCAAATTAGGTCATGTCAGTTTCTAATTTTCTACGAAAAGAAAAGTCACGAGTCTCCACGTGGAGAAGTTGTTGTGTGCTGCCTCTAAAGGTGGTTTTGCTTTCATACAACGAAACGCATGCCCAAAAAAATATCACCAAGTGGCCCAATTAATAAATAGATAATTTCCACCACAGCAGTAACAAAATACAAAggcaaaatgtcaaatttctaTTCAACTCTCTTATATAATATGCATGATGTAGAAGGTTGTTTTGGAATGAAATTTTgtacaaaattaaaaggaatttgacaaaattTACAACATATCATTGAATTATGAGGAATTTTAAATctaaatttacaaaattaaaactacgGGACTAGAGTGGTAAAACCGACACACTACCTTGatcaaaaattatcttttgcCTAGTATAATTGTTTTTCACATGAattacaaaaaggaaaaagcaaAGTAATAGTTAGTCAACGCAAAAGTCAATGTGATGATGGGTAATGGTACCTTGGAGCTCGAAGCAGTCGGCCTCCGTGCGATCGCAGAAGCCGACGGTATAATTGGGGTCGGCAATGGACCTGAGCATGTACTGCTTGCTCCGACCGGCAGAGTCGTTCGGGACGATGCAAGCCTGCAACTCCGCGAACTCGTCTCGGCCGCGTCGGACTTTGACGAGGATAGAAGTGTCCTTGGCTTTAAAGGAGGCGTGGAGGATCTTCTGGACGCCGCTCTTTCCGTTCTTAAACGGCGACTTAACGGTGACGGAGCTGCCGATGCGGAGCTCCTCGACGATGTCTGCGGTCTGGAGCATGTCTCCAGTCCACTCGTCGGCTTTCGAGCTGCCTTTGAGGCATTCGATGGACAGCACCAGAGGGGATTTCGGCTCTCGGGTGGGGGAGTCTGAGCTCGGTTGCGGTCGGTCCATGGTCATGATCTCTGCTTGATACGGTGCGTTTGACGCTTTTATATGTAAATGTTATTCCTATTGTAAATATGCATACCTCAGAGacacagacaaagagagagagagagagagagagagagagagagagagagagatgaaggaaaaaggCTAGAGGAGATGATTTTGAAATATTGGAAGTGATGGGCAAATGAGTAAAAGTCAATGAATTTGAAGGGGGGAGGGGGTGTTTTGGAGGTttgtggttttgtttttcactCAAACTCAatttctctgaattttctccaatattttgtatacataaaataaatatcacTATCATATCATATACTATgaatataataaaatgatCCTAACTTATCATTTTTCCTAGCTAATGATGCtatgttgaaattttaaggtttatgatatgatatttcttcttcagctGCACTCTCTGTgtcataatattatttttctttttaatttgctagtttttTCACAACTGGGTATTATTATATATGGAATTTGGATAAGAACATGGTACTGGGATTTACCTTGATACCTGGTAGTAAAAACTACATTATAGAGCTCCAAgccctttcattttttttcttcttctttggaaTGGAAGCGATTGGGGGATTGAGATTTACACGAATATTCAAGGAGTATCTAAAAGTTTCAAACTTCTGCCCACACAAATGATGATGAAAGAGTTTAATCAAGTGCTATATTCCACTCGCAAGCCCTTTCGTTTTTtatgacaaaagaaaactcTTCCTTTATTATAATTCTAAAAGTCATATACTCATCCTTTATTCtaaggtttttttatatttaaaaaaaatacaattgaTTCTATCATAAGCGAGAGAACTTGTAAGTTTTTTGGTCGAAGAGAACTTTTAAGTTTGTAATATATAATTTGGAATCAAATTTTTGATGGGGTTAGGTTTGCATCGGCCCGTGCACTTTTCATGCACTAGttgtaaaaatgaaaatgaaaaattcttGGTTTTCTCTTCATAAGTCAATATTCCTcatcataaaatatataataacgTAAATAacgagaagaagaagaagggggcAGGGGACCGCGGGCAGAGAGAAGAGGGCAGAGGGCAGAGGGCAAAGCCATCGTCCTGGGACCTTGACCCTTCAAgctttaataaatatttgtagTTCGTAGATTTCCTAAGAAAAGTTTCATATAGTTCTACTTATGGTCCCTCCATTTAATGGTTGCGTCCGGGTAGCCTACGTCTTTGTTCTACACTTTTACT
Protein-coding regions in this window:
- the LOC109949552 gene encoding G-type lectin S-receptor-like serine/threonine-protein kinase LECRK3, producing the protein MAFELAYAFCFLLLLLHLPFPTTAQTNKNIPLGSSLTADNSSFWASPSGEFAFGFQEIGRNGFLLAIWFNKIPERTIVWSANGNNLVAKGSKVELTADGQFRLNDAATGKQIWVADSAGTGVSYAAMLDTGNFVLANRSSINLWESFDQPTDTILPLQTLNQTSTLFARYTATNYSKGRFRFALQPDGDLLLYTTHFPLDSANTIYWSTDTAGSGYQVIFNQSGSIYLTARNRSILHMISNSTVSTQDFYQRATLDYDGVLRHYVYPKSTGSSAAGWLKAWTSLSFIPPNICMTILQEKGGGACGYNSICRHDQGTICRCPPGYSFINPDDMLKGCKKNFISQSCDAASPETDHFYFQEMQNTDWPKSEYEKFEVVTEDWCRQACLADCFCAVANFRNGQCWLKGSPLLNGRVDPINGVTGLVKIRKENSTMGPGGGYSKKKDNSTLIVVGSVLLSSSGFLNFLLLLTIYLVVSRIYYRKAKVRQPYLVMNLKYFTYEELEEATNGFKEELGHGGFATVFKGVLGADMGKFVAVKRLDSMVKESEWEFKAEMSAISRTNHRNLVQLLGYCNEGEHRLLVYEFMSNGSLAGFLFGESRPNWYQRREIALGIARGLLYLHEECNSQIIHCDIKPQNILLDDSFTARISDFGLAKLLKMDQTHTTTGMRGTRGYLAPEWFKNMPITGKVDVYSYGIMLLEIICCRRNFQKEAEDEDQMVLADWAYDCYEQKKVHLLLQNDDEATEDIQKLEKYVMIAMWCIQEDPSLRPTAKKLTMMLEGTVEVSIPPDPSSFTSSIQ
- the LOC18772122 gene encoding histone H3.2, with the protein product MARTKQTARKSTGGKAPRKQLATKAARKSAPATGGVKKPHRFRPGTVALREIRKYQKSTELLIRKLPFQRLVREIAQDFKTDLRFQSSAVAALQEAAEAYLVGLFEDTNLCAIHAKRVTIMPKDIQLARRIRGERA
- the LOC18772695 gene encoding uncharacterized protein LOC18772695, yielding MTMDRPQPSSDSPTREPKSPLVLSIECLKGSSKADEWTGDMLQTADIVEELRIGSSVTVKSPFKNGKSGVQKILHASFKAKDTSILVKVRRGRDEFAELQACIVPNDSAGRSKQYMLRSIADPNYTVGFCDRTEADCFELQASRNSRMVSALTTGRLQDGYVSYPWERRMQEMLAVPHSSCFLSVLFLPKASDRSASRYNDLEDTLARANVWLIASQASGVPVVFMNIQTESLLTKISGETASSTVNAGSLSDLADLASASLYGFEDYHGVDIGVVRAVRLWYAPLGGEIPVEVKLQEGDFKLGFAISRTEEGFIYISSVVDGDENTPSSRSGLSNLYKEAMEASRLLVVSRVSNQKVLPWMVSSTGAVRCFDTISLSQKLSLHRHAKVPISMHVFMWDRAVVSPSAGQTRFRSSASPPPIIPLPPEVQLARQPNENQIQPLPQEVFEDESSSEGVSQRLSEVRLERDTAGESSFRFHDFALSSNWV